The stretch of DNA TTTATTTTGTTGCAAAAGAAAATAGAAGCACCACTTAAAACCAAAGCAGAACTACCAGCATGAGAAAAGAGAAGACTAATCATACATAAATATACTCTGGATACGTACATACACTCTCATAATTTAGGCATATACAGCGTCATTGACATATTACCATAGAGGAATGATTGTTAGGTGTGATGTTGAGagcgctacacacacacacacactctctctcacacagacacacacacacacactctctctcacacacacacacacacacacacacacacacgcgtgacCCCCAACACGGCAGCGAGACAGAGGACAGAAGCATCTAATACTTCATTCATCACTCAGTGCCTTCATCGTCTGTGATGCAACACGAGGTCTGTGTGATTCTGGGAAACAGTTTCAGAGACGTGCAGCGTTCACTATTTAAAAGACGACAGGTTTGGCACTTTGATGCTGATGTCCCCGATGTTGATGTTCTTGGGCATCTCTGGCAGGTTCATGTTCTTCACGGCCGACACGGCGCGAGCCGGAGCCCCTGCGATCccagcctgaacacacacacacacacacacacacacacagttacacagagACCAGCAGAGATCTGTGCCGAACAGCACAAGATGCACACTAACACTGATCTCAAAGCTCTGCTAATGCATTACTCCACAATCAGACGGATGGAAACCCACTGAAGAAGCAGAGTGTGGAAACTACAGAAGCCAGAGAAGGACGAAAGACACGACAGAGAGCTCATGAGTTCTGCAGAAACTGCTCCAGATGAAACGAGGAATCAGAGACAATCCCTGAGAAACTCAGACTCAGCTTGTGACAGCACTGTGTGCCACGATCTGAGGTTCACAAAGAGTTAAAACTATTACACAATTACAATTCAAATTCAGCTATTTGCCCAATTTCGTATTTTTTATATGGTTTAACtagatttactaaaataaataaagctaaaaatgtaaataaacagaaatacatATGTGTCAAAGACGAGACATGTCtgcataaaattaatttaacaaaagtgattattaaattaactaaattatcaatgaaaattttattttggactgtgcttattaaaatatataaaagagtgAGAAAATCTAATTGTTGGGACGATCGTTGCAAAAACTGGTaaagatttaaaatgataattaattaGTACTTTAGGGTTAAACTGTGATACTTAAATAATCTTCATTTctgacccatatatatatatatatatatatatataaatataaaactactAAATATGACAAAATGAACTAAATTACAAGACGCTtgctaaaattaatatattaacaaCAACTAAACTAGTGTGTGAATGATCCTAAACTAACTCTGTGCTGGTTAATGCGGTCATCAATCCAATTAAACTCTGATTAAAGATGCTTCAGGCTGTTTTCAGCAGAACAGCAGCTGCTCGTTTCGTGTCAGAGAGAATATCGCTTCTGCAACCTTCTCCAACATCTGCAGGATTTGCTTTAATGCCAAACTATATGAAGGCACAAAGAGACTAGTTAGAAATGAACCTAACTAACCAGAGCAGGTTCACAGCTGAGTGGAGACTGACCGACTGCATGCAGACTAACTCTCTCTGATCCGGATATAAATCTGCTCTTACAGCGTCTGAAGAAGTCTTCGTCAATCTGTCAGTCTTTATCATCAGCTGGAACAATGCATCATGGGACAGTGCTCAGACAGACACTGAACAACAggacgtgtgtgtgcgtgcaagtgtgtgtgtgtgtgtgtgcgtgcacgtgtgtgcgtgcacgtgtgtgtgtgcacgtgtgtgtgtgtgtgtgcgtgcgtgcacgtctgtgtgtgtgtgtgtgtgcacgtgtgcacgtgtgtgtgtgtgcacgtgtgcacgtgtgtgtgtgtgtgtgtgcacatgtgtgtgtgtgtgtgagtgcacgtctgtgtgtgtgcgtgtgtgtgtgtgtgtgcgtgtgtgtgtgtgtgtgcacatgtgtgtgtgtgagtgcacgtctgtgtgtgtgtgtgtacgtgtgtgtgcacatgtctgtgtgagtgtatgtgtgcgcacgtgtgtgtgtgtgtgtgtgtgcatgtgtgtgtgtgtgtgtgtgtgcatgcgcgtgtgtgtgtgtgtgtgcatgcgcgtgtgtgtgtgtgtgtgcatgcccgtgtgtgtgtgtgtgtgtgtgtgtgtgtgtgtgcacatgtgtgtgtgtgagtgtcactTGGCTCTGTTCTGGATCTGATTGATTATGAGAGACTCGTCCGTGTGAGCGTCTGTCCTCAGGAGGAGTGTGTGTGGGTTCAGCAGTACCTGTGTCTATCTGTCCTGTCTGGGACACTGAAAGATAAaggtctgcagagagagagaaacgcacAGAGCTGGAGAGAGTGAGGAGAGACGAGATCAACACACTTCACCCAGAACCTCAGACTCCGACTCAGATCCATCGTCTGCACGTGCTCGGCTCAAACACACACCAATCAGTGATGCATCCAGAAATACAACATTAATCATTAGTCAGATAACATTAATATCCTGCTAACTtctttttaataaagtttttattaaagCTGCTGTTTAAATGTATGCACATAAGATGTATTCTACTGAATTATGTGCAGTTTGAGTGTGTGTACAGCTCGGGTGATTGTGTTGTGTGTCCTCTGTGAGAGCTGCTTCAGCGGGGGGGACTCAACacttacacactctcacactgatTACACAATCTCCATCGTGGTAGAATTTATTGGCATGAATTTTGATTCATTAgtgaattttatattaaaattgtactaaatttaaatgctaatttaaaaaacacTTTACCCATTACCATTAACCCATTACAGTCTTAACAATTTAGGGTCAATGCGATgcatgtcacaatgcaaaaaaaaagaagtgttttttaaagaagagtgtgtgtgtgtgtgtgtgtgtgtgtgagtgtgactgtgtgagtgtgactgtgtgtgtgtgactgtgtgtgtgactgtgtgtgtgtgtctgtgtgtgtgactgtgtgtgtgactgtgtgtgtgactgtgtgtgtgtgtgtgtgtgtgtgtgtgtgtgtgtgtgtgtgagtgtgactgtgtgagtctgactgtgtgtgtgactgtgtgtgtgtgtctgtgtgtgtgtgtctgtgtgtgtgactgtgtgtgtgtgtgagtgtgactgtgtgtgtgactgtgagtgagactgtgtgtgtgtgtgtgtgtctgtgtgtgactgtgtgtgtgtgtgtgtctgtgtgtgactgtgtgtgtgtgtgtgtgtgtgtgtgtgtgtgtgtgtgtgtgtgtgtgtgtgtgtgtgtgtgtgagagactgtgtgtgtgtgactgtgtgtgtgtgtgagagactgtgtgtgtgtgtgactgtgtgtgtgtgagactgtgtgtgtgtgtgtgagactgtgtgtgtgactgtgtgtgtgtgtgtgtgtgtgtgtgagactgtgtgtgtgactgtgtgtgtgtgtgtgtgtgtgtgtgtgtgtgtgtgtgtgtgtgactgtgtgtgtgtgactgtgtgtgtgactgtgtgtgtgactgtgtgtgtgtgagactgtgtgtgagactgtgtgtgtgtctgtgtgtgtgtgagactgtgtgtgtgtgtgtgactgtgtgtgtgtgagactgtgtgtgtgtctgtgtgtgtgtgtgtgtgactgtgtgtgtgtgtgtgtgtgtgtgtgtgtgtgtgtgactgtgtgtgtgtgtgtgtgactgtgtgtgtgtgtgtgtgtgtgtgtgtgactgtgtgtgtgtgtgtgtgtgtgagactgtgtgtgtgtgtgtgtgtgagactgtgtgtgtgtgagactgtgtgtgtgtgtgtgtgtgtgtgtgtgtgtgtgactgtgtgtgtgtgactgtgtgtgtgactgactgtgtgcgtgtgagtgtgtgagactgtgtgtgtgtgtgtctgtgtctgtgtgtgtgtgtgtgtgactgtgtgtgtgtgtgtgtgtgtgactgtgtgtgtgactgtgtgtgtgtgtgtgtgtgtgtgactgtgtgtgtgtgtgtgtgtgtgtgtgtgactgtgtgtgtgtgagtgtttgtgtgtgtgtgtgtgtgtgtgtctgtgtctgtgtgtgtgactgtgtgtctgtgtgtgtgactgtgtgtgtgtgtgtgtgtgtgtgtgtgtgactgtgtgtgtgtgtgagtgtgtgtgactgtgtgtgtgtgtgactgtgtgtgtgtgtgactgtgtgtgtgtgtgactgtgtgtgtgactgtgactgtgtgtgtgactgtgactgtgtgtgtgactgtgactgtgtgtgtgactgtgtgtgtgtgtgtgtgtgactgtgtgtgtgtgactgtgtgtgtgtgtgtgtgtgtgtgtgactgtgtgtgtgtgagtgtttgtgtgtgtgtgtgtgtgtgtgtctgtgtctgtgtgtgtgactgtgtgtctgtgtgtgtgtgtgtgtgactgtgtgtgtgtgtgtgtgtgtgtgtgtgactgtgtgtgtgtgtgtgagtgtgtgtgactgtgtgtgtgactgtgtgtgtgtgtgtgtgactgtgtgtgtgtgtgtgtgactgtgtgtgtgtgtgactgtgtgtgtgactgtgactgtgactgtgtgtgtgactgtgtgtgtgactgtgtgtgtgtgtgactgtgtgtgtgtgtgtgtgtgtgactgtgtgtgtgtgagactgtgtgtgtgtgagactgtgtgtgtgtgtgtgtgtgtgtctgtgtgtgtgtgtgtgtgtgtgtgtgtctgtgtgtgtgtgactgtgtgtgtgtgtgtgtgtgtgtgactgtgtgtgtgtgtgtgtgtgtgtgtctgttggtgtgtgtgtgtgactgtgtgtgtgtgtgtgtgtgtgtgactgttggtgtgtgtgtgtgtgtgtgtgactgttggtgtgtgtgtgtgtgtgtgtgtgtgtgtgtgtgtgtgtgtgtgtgtgtgtctgtgtgtgtgtgtgtgtctgtgtgtgtgtgtgtgtgtctgtgtgtgtgtgtgtgtgtatagtcttCGTTAGAGCTTAAATCATCTGAGATTGGAGTTGTGTCCAGTTCATCATGTctcctgtgtgtctctgtgaaGCTGCTGCTGTATTCAGCGCTGTAGAGTTCTGTGATGTTCATATGgttttgtgtgtgagagatggAGATGTTTCCTGTCGAGGGCAGAAGTGAGGAACCCCACACTGACCTGTGCTTCAAATTGATCACAGAAGAGCAGCAGCAGACATTCAGAACCAAGGCTTCAGAGAAAGGCATTCTGGGACAAgcgttccacacacacacacacacacacacacacacatgcatcaggCAGACGTACTGCTCTCACCTCAGACTTCTCCATCTTGCTGTGTGCCTCCGCCTGCGTCGAGATCTCACTCATGTTGGTCTCCAGAACCATGCCACCCATCACCATCTCCGCCAGGATGTTGTgcacctgcagacacacacacacacacacacagaacagacgTCAGCGTCTCCCCGCGGCTCATGCTAGCGCTCGGCGTGAAGCACACGTCACCTTATCCATGTGAAAGATCAGGTCCAGCTCACACACGTTCTCAAAGCACTTGTCCAGAGTCTCCACGAACACCTgcgacgcacacacacacacacacacacagacacacacacacacacacacacacacccacacacacac from Carassius carassius unplaced genomic scaffold, fCarCar2.1 SCAFFOLD_70, whole genome shotgun sequence encodes:
- the LOC132139416 gene encoding AP-3 complex subunit sigma-1-like, which translates into the protein MIKAILIFNNHGKPRLSKFYEHYTEDTEQQIIRETFHLLSKRDENVCNFLEGGLLIGGSENKLIYRHYATLYFVFCVDSSESELGILDLIQVFVETLDKCFENVCELDLIFHMDKVHNILAEMVMGGMVLETNMSEISTQAEAHSKMEKSEAGIAGAPARAVSAVKNMNLPEMPKNINIGDISIKVPNLSSFK